Genomic segment of Phycisphaerales bacterium:
GGCGTGGCGCTGCTGCGAGCGCTGGCTGCGGAGCAGGAGTACGAGCCAGCGCCAAGCGCCCGGGGCGACTCGGTCGATCTGGATCCGGCCGCCGGGCTGGCGCCTGGCGGCTACGGGTGAGCCGGGCAGACCGTCAGAGGTCAGCAGCAGCATCTTGCTGCCGGTGGCCCTTGGAGCGTGTCCCTACACTGTGGGTCCGGCTCAAGCCGATACCTGAGCCGGGCAACGCCCCGGAAGCAGAGGAATTGAATCGACATGCCTCCCACCACCGCGCCAAACGCCCCGGCTCGTGAAACGGCTTACTCTGAGGCCCAGGCGGCCGCGTACGACGACAAACGATTCACCAGCCCGGCCGGGCGGCGCATCCACGCACTCGAGCGCGACATCCTGCTCGAAGCGCTCGGGCATGTGGACCGCGGGGCGCGGATTCTCGAAGTCGGCTGCGGGACAGGACGCCTTCTTCTGGAAGCCAGAAGCGCCGGCTACAACGTCGGCGGGCTGGATGCGTCGCCCCACATGCTCGAGAAGCTCAACGAGAAGATCGCCGGGCGAGGGGGAGAGTTTGAAATGGTCGTCGGCGAGGCCGCCCGAACCGGCCGGCCGGACCGCTCCTACGACTTTGTCTACGCCATCCGTTTGCTCAATCAGACCGAGTCGCCGGCTTACGCGCTCGACGTCGTGTCAGAGATGCTTCGCGTGACCCGGCCGGGGGGTTACGTGCTGGCCGAGTTTGTTAACGGCCGCCGGCCGCGCTGGGGAGACAACAAGCGATCGACGACGCGGTTGGCGCCTGAAGAAGTGATCGAGCGCGGCCGAGCGAGCGGAGGCGAGTACATCTACAGCCGCGGCGCATTTTTCCTGAGCATGCAGGCGTATAACGCCGTGCCCGGTTGGCTGGCGCCGGCCGTGGCCGCTTGCGATCGCCTGCTGTCGCGGCTCATGCCGCGCCTGTGCAGCCGGTGCTATGTCCTGTTCCGCCGGGCCGGCGAATGAGAATCGGCATCTACGCCTCCATGCTGGCCAGCGAGATCGGCC
This window contains:
- a CDS encoding class I SAM-dependent methyltransferase, encoding MPPTTAPNAPARETAYSEAQAAAYDDKRFTSPAGRRIHALERDILLEALGHVDRGARILEVGCGTGRLLLEARSAGYNVGGLDASPHMLEKLNEKIAGRGGEFEMVVGEAARTGRPDRSYDFVYAIRLLNQTESPAYALDVVSEMLRVTRPGGYVLAEFVNGRRPRWGDNKRSTTRLAPEEVIERGRASGGEYIYSRGAFFLSMQAYNAVPGWLAPAVAACDRLLSRLMPRLCSRCYVLFRRAGE